One window of Uloborus diversus isolate 005 chromosome 3, Udiv.v.3.1, whole genome shotgun sequence genomic DNA carries:
- the LOC129219201 gene encoding cuticle protein 10.9-like has translation MKALIVFVSLLATVFAQLPAPNAVPIPYSFNYMANTEDGGSSSHEENGDGAGRVTGSYTVSNLEGHTRTVEYVADEAGFRATIRTNEPGTANQNPADVVVESSAAEAGPVLTSAPAPKPPASTRTGVRYVLVPITE, from the exons ATGAAG gCTCTCATCGTTTTTGTTTCACTGCTGGCAACAGTTTTTGCTCAATTACCT GCTCCCAATGCTGTACCCATTCCTTACTCTTTCAACTACATGGCTAACACGGAGGATGGTGGAAGCAGCTCACATGAAGAGAACGGGGATGGGGCCGGACGCGTGACGGGATCTTATACCGTCAGCAATCTGGAAGGACACACCCGGACGGTTGAATATGTTGCTGATGAAGCTGGTTTCCGAGCTACAATCCGTACCAATGAACCTGGTACTGCCAACCAGAATCCTGCTGACGTTGTGGTTGAATCTTCAGCGGCAGAAGCTGGACCTGTTCTAACCAGTGCTCCTGCCCCCAAGCCCCCGGCTTCTACCAGGACTGGCGTTCGATACGTCCTGGTTCCCATAAccgaataa